The sequence TGGCGGACGAGGTCGACTGCAGCCGTGGCGACGTCATCGCCGCCGCCGATGCCCCGCCCGAGGCCGCCGACCAGTTCGAGGCGACGATCGTGTGGATGGCGGAGGAAGCGCTGCTGCCCGGCCGTGCCTACTGGCTGCAATCGGCGACGCAGACCGTGTCCGCCACGGTGCAGCCGCCCAAATATCAGGTCAACGTCAACACGCTGGAGCATCTTGCGGCGAAGACGCTGGAGCTGAACGCGATCGGCGTCGCCAATCTGTCGACCGACCGCCCGTTGGTGTTCGCGCCTTATGCCGAGGATCGCACGCTCGGCGGCTTCATCCTGATCGACAAGCTGACCAACGCCACCGTCGCTGCGGGCATGCTGCACTTCGCGCTGCGCCGCGCGCAGAATATCCACCGTCAGGCGACCGAGCGCACGCGCGAGCATCACGCCGCGCTCAAGCACCAGCAGCCGGCGGTTTTGTGGTTCACGGGCCTGTCCGGCGCAGGCAAGTCGACCATCGCCGATCTGGTCGAGCAGAAGCTGGCGCGGATGAACCGCCACACCTTCCTGCTCGACGGCGACAATGTGCGCCACGGGCTCAACCGCGATCTGGGTTTTACCGATGCCGACCGGGTCGAGAATATCCGACGCGTCGGCGAAGTCGCGCGGCTGATGGCCGATGCCGGGCTGATCGTGCTGACCGCTTTCATCTCGCCCTTCCGCGCCGAGCGCGCGATGGTGCGCAGCATGCTGCCCGCGGGCGAGTTCGTCGAGATCCATATCGACACGCCGCTGGCCGACGCCGAGGCGCGCGACGTGAAGGGCCTGTATGCCAAGGCGCGCGCGGGCACGCTGAAGAACTTCACCGGCATCGACAGCCCCTACGAAGCCCCCGACGCCCCCGAAATCCGCATCGACACCAGCACGATGACGGCGGACGAGGCGGCGGAATTGATCGTGCGCTACCTCATCCCCTGACGGGTTGACGGCGCTCCCGCGGTTGCCCCAGCATGGCGGCGATTTCGTGGGGGAATGGATGAAGCGGATCGTTATGGCGTCGGCGCTCGCAATGGCGTCGGCGGCCGCAGCGCCTGTCGGGGCGGTGTGCACGCGCGGGTTGAAGGCAGAGTTGCCGATCACCTTCAATGGTCTCCGGCCGATGGTGCCGACCAAGGTCAACGGCTTTGACAAGACCTTCCTGCTCGACAGCGGCGCCTTCTGGAGCACGATCACGCACGAGGATGCCGCCAAATTCGGGATGAAGCTCTCCGCGCAGGGCAAGGGCTACGAGATCATCGGCATCGGCGGGAGCGAGAATACCGGCATCGCGGCGGCGCAGACGCTGACACTGTCGGGACGGACCATCGCGGCATCGGGAAGCTATCCGGGCTTCCTGCAGTTTCTGCTCGGCAGCGGGAGCGTGCTCGGCCAGAACATCCTCAATTCCGGCGATACCGAATATGATCTGGGCCAGGGCGTCGTGCGGCTGATCCAGGCGACGGGCTGCGATGCCGACCAGAGCCCCTATTGGGCCAGGAACGGAACGGCCTATTCGGTGATCGGCATCGAGCCGGTCGAGCGGAACTGGCATATTCGCGGCCAGGTGATCGTGAACGGCGTCACGATGAAGGCGATCTTCGATACCGGCGCGTCGACGTCGGTCCTCAGCCTGCCTGCCGCCGCGCGCGTCGGCGTCAAGCCGTCCAGTCCGGGGGTAGTGCCGGCCGGGCTGGCGCATGGCTTCGGCGCGCGATCGCGCGACACGTGGATCGGCCCGTTCGCGTCGTTCAAGGTCGGCGACGAAGAGATTCGCAACACCCGCCTGCGGATCGGCGATCTGGGCGGGGATATCGACGTCGACATGCTGCTCGGCGCGGATTTCTTCCTCTCGCACCACGTCTACGTGTCTAAGAGCCAGCACAAACTCTACTTCACCTATAATGGCGGCCCGGTCTTCAACCTGTCGGTGCAGGACGGTGCGGCACCCGCGCCATCGACGGCCAACCAGCCGAAGCTTGCCGATGCCGAGAGCTATGCCCGGCGCGCGTCGGCCTCGGTCGCACGCGGCGACCGGGCGGATGCGCTGGCGGATATGGCGCAGGCGATCGCGCTGGCGCCGAACGAGTCGCGTTACCTGCTCGGGCGCGCGGCGATGTACCGCGAAGGGGGCAATCTTGCGCTTGCACGCAAGGATCTCGACGCCGCGCTGGCGATTGACCCGAAGAATGTCGAGGCACTGCTCGCCAGCGCGCGGATGCGCGTGGGTGCGGACAAGCCGGCATTGGCACGCCGGGATCTCGACGCGCTCGCATCGATATTGCCGGCGGACGCCGACGAGCAGCGGTTTCTGGGCGGTCTTTACGGCGATATCGACGCGTTCGAGCCGGGGATCGCGCATCTGACGTTGTGGCTCGACGCGCATCGGCAAAGCGGGCTGCGCGCCGCTCTGCTCAACGAGCGCTGCTGGCTGCGTGGTCTCGCCGGACGCGAACTGGCCGAAGGACTGGCCGACTGCAACGAGGCGCTGCGGGGGAACGCAAAGGATGGCGCTATGCTCGACAGCCGCGGGCTGATCCGGCTCCGGCAGGGCGATCTGGCGGGCGCGAAGGCCGATTACGATGCGGCGCTGAAGCTCGACCCGAAGCTTGCCGCTTCGCTCTACGGTCACGGGTTGGTGGAATTGCGCCAGGGCCAGAAGGCCGCGGGCGACAAGGATATCGCCGCCGGCATCGCGATCGACCCCAAAGGAATCGATCGTCTGAAGCGTAACGGCATCGCCGCCTGACGACTTCTCAAACGAAAAGGGCGGCCCCGCGGGACCGCCCTTCGCATTCACGAAACGACAGGCGTCAGGCGCCGGCCGGGGTCGGCTCGCCCCAGCCGCCGGGGCGGCGGCTCTTGGGGATCGAGGAGCCGCCGGCCGCCAGCGCGCGCGGCGCGCGGAGCTTCGGATCCTCGCGGCCGATATCGTCGCCGGCGATGGCACGCTTGGCCTCGTCGCCGTTGAGCGTCTCATATTCCAGCAGGGCCGAAGCCAGCCGGTGCAGCTCGTCGAGATTGTCGGTCAGCACCTGGCGGGCATGGTTCTCGCCCTCTTCGACCAGGCGGCGGACTTCGCTGTCGATCAGCCGCGCGGTCTCTTCGGACATATGCTGGTTGCGCGCGACCGAGTGGCCGAGGAACACCTCGTCCTGATTGTCGCGATAGCGCAGCCAGCCGAGCTTCTCGCTCATGCCATATTCCATGACCATCGAGCGGGCCATGTCGGTCGCCTGCTGGATGTCGTTGGACGCGCCGGTGTTGAGCTCGTCCGCGCCGTAGATCAGCTGCTCGGCGATGCGGCCGCCGAAGCAGAGCGCGAGCCGCGCCTTCATCTGCTTCATCGTCATCGAATAACGGTCGCGCTCGGGCAGGTTCCACGTCACGCCCAGCGCGCGGCCGCGCGGGATGATGGTGACCTTGTGCAGCGGATCGCAGCCGGGGACGTGCAGCGAGACGAGCGCATGGCCGGCCTCGTGGAACGCGGTCGCGCGCTTCTCGTCCTCGGTCATGATCATCGATTTGCGCTCGGCGCCCATCATGACCTTGTCCTTGGCTTCCTCGAACTCGCGCATCGCGATCAGACGCTTGCCCTTGCGTGCGGCGAGCAAAGCGGCCTCGTTGGCGAGGTTGGCGAGATCCGCGCCCGAGAAGCCCGGCGTGCCGCGCGCGATCGTGCGCGCATCGACGTCGGGTGCCAGCGGCAGCTTCTTCATGTGGACGTCGAGGATCTTCTCGCGGCCCTCGATATCGGGCTTGGGCACCACGACCTGGCGGTCGAAGCGGCCCGGACGCAGCAGAGCGGGATCGAGCACGTCGGGGCGGTTGGTCGCCGCCACGATGATGATGCCCTCGTTCGCCTCGAAGCCGTCCATCTCGACCAGCAGCTGGTTCAGCGTCTGCTCGCGCTCGTCATTGCCGTTGCCGAGGCCGGCGCCGCGATGGCGGCCGACCGCGTCGATCTCGTCGATGAAGACGATGCACGGCGCGCTCTTCTTCGCCTGCTCGAACATGTCGCGCACGCGGCTGGCGCCGACGCCGACGAACATCTCGACGAAATCGGAACCGGAAATGGTGAAGAACGGCACCTTCGCCTCACCCGCGATCGCGCGGGCGAGCAGGGTCTTGCCGGTGCCGGGCGAGCCGACCAGCAGCGCGCCCTTCGGGATCTTGCCGCCGAGGCGGGCGAACTTGGAGGGATCGCGCAGGAAATCGACGATCTCCTGCAATTCCTCGCGCGCCTCGTCGATGCCGGCGACGTCGTCGAACGTGACGCGGCCCTGCTTCTCGGTCAGCATCTTGGCGCGGCTCTTGCCGAAGCCCATCGCGCCCGAGCCGGCATTCTTCTGCATCTGGCGCATCACCAGATAGCCGATGCCGACGATGATGAGGAACGGCATCGCCTGGACGAGGACGTACTGCCACAGGCTCGCCTGCTCCTCCGGCCGGGCGCGGAAGGTCACGCCCTTGCCGGCGAGACGCTGGATCAGCGTGGGATCATTGGCGGGGGCATAGGTCTTGAACTGCGCGCCGTTCGAATATTTGCCGACGATCACGCCGTTGCCGATGTCGGCCTCGCGCACCGAGCCCGAGTCGACCGCCTGCAGGAAGTCGGAATAAGCGACGCTCTCGCCCGCCGATTTGCTGCCGCCGCCTTCGAACAGCGAGACAAACAATACGATCGCAAGGAGAATTCCGAGCCATATGGCCAGATTCTTCATCAGGGGGTTGGTGCCCTGCGGCTCCTTGTCGTCCTTCATCGCGTGCGCCCGCCTTTCATGGAACCGACAAGATAAGCGCGCAGACGTTAATGGCAATGGAACAGCCGCGATCCATATTATCGGTGGAACGGCGCCTGCGTGAGCCGCCACGGCGGCCCGGGATCGCAGCGCAGGCCGACCAACGTCCCGACGCGTCCGCCGTCGAGCGTATCGAGCAGCCGATCGAGCGCGTCGCCGCGCGGCGGCCGATCGGGGGCGAGCCGTGCGATGCCCGCGAGCAGCAGCCGGCGGCGATGCTCGCGCGGCAGCGCCAACGGATCGATCGACACGAACGCCTCGCCCTGCGTGATGCGCGCCGCGGCGAGATGCGCCGCCGTCCACGCGAGCGCCTCCTCCGCCTCCGCCAGCCGATCCGCCACCGCGGCGAGCCGCGCCGCGGCGGGCCACCCTTGCGCCAACAATGCGCGGGCGCGGGTGCGATCGAAGCGCGGGTCGAGGTTCGAGGGGTCGCGCGCCGGTGTCAGGCCGGCTTCGGCCACTAAAGCCTCCAGCTCGGCCTTGGTCCAGTCGAGCAGCGGGCGGACCAACTCTACGCCGGGCGCGCCGTCCAGCGGCCGGCGGCGGCGGATGCCGGAGAGGCCGGCAATGCCCGCGCCGCGCACTAGCCGCATCAACACGGTCTCGGCCTGATCGTCCTGGTGGTGCGCGGTCGCGAGCATGGCCGCGCCTTCGCCCGCCGCCCAGCGCGCGAGCGCGGCGTAGCGCGCCGCGCGCGCCGCCGCCTGCAGCCCGGCCGGATCGTCGGCGACTTCGACCGTCAGGATCGCATGCGGTACGCCGAGCGTGCGGCAGACCTCTGCCACCATCATCGCCTCGGCACGCGCCTCGAGCCGCAGCCCATGGTCGACGGTCGCGGCGATCACCGTATCCGGCCGCGCCGCGTGCGCGAGCAGCAGCAATGCGAGGCTGTCGGGGCCGCCGGAGACGGCAAGCGCGAGCCGGTCGGACGGCGCGAGGCCGGTCAGCGCCTGCGCGAAGCGATCGAGATGGTCGCTACCGCCCATCCGTCATCCCGGCGGAGGCCGGGATCCAGGTCAGGGTAATGGTCGATCGCAGAGCGTTGCCGCATCCGTGCCGCCGTCCTGGATCCCGGCCTGTGCCGGGATGACGGGGCGCTGCGGCGGTGCGCGTCACTTGCACTTGGCGTCGCGGCGGCCGGCGGCGACCTTCTGCTTCAGGCTGTCGGGCACCTTGTCGCCATAGGCGCTGTCGAGCTCGTCATAGACGCGGCAGGCGTCGCTGGTCTTCTTGAGCTGGTAGAGCGACTGGCCGAGATAATAGAGGCTGTCGGGCGCACGGTCGCCGCGCGGATTGGTCTGGTAATTGGCGGCGAACGTCTCGGCGGCGCGCGCAGGCTGGCCGTCGTCGAGATAGGCGCGGCCGAGCAGATTCTGTGCATAGCTGGCGCGCTTGCTCTTCGGATATTTGGCGACGACCGCCTTCAGCGCGGTCTCGGCGTCGGCGAACTTCTTCTGCGACCACAGGCGATAGCCGGCCATGTAGGCGTCCTCGGCCGGATCGCCGCTCGCGGCGCCGGCATCGGCCGCGGGCGCGGGCGTCTCGTCGACCGGTTCGGCGATCAGCTTGGCGGGGCGTCCCGGTGGCGGCGTGGTCTTGCCGCTTTTGGTGGGCCGTGCCGGGGCGGGGCCGGTATCGACGAACGGCGCCGGCGCGGGTGCAGCGAGCGCCGGCGGCGGGGCGGATGCCGCCTCCAGCGTCTTCAGGCGCGTGTCGAATTCCTGCCGGTCGCGCGCGCTCTGTTCGGACATGATCTGCAGCCGATGCTCGGCCTCCTCGACGCGGCCGGTCATCTGCGACACCGCGCGCTCGAGATCGCTGACGCGCGCCGTCAGGTCGTTGAGCGGCGCGCTCGCCGGCAGGCCGGCCGCCGCCTGCGGTGCGGGCGCGGCGATCTCGGGCTCCGAATAAGCGGGCGCTCCGCCGGGGAAGACCTTGCGTTGCACGGCCTTCAGCTCGCGCTCGACCCGGTCGACGCGCTGGTCGAGGCCCGGCTTGGAATCGGCC is a genomic window of Sphingomonas nostoxanthinifaciens containing:
- the cysN gene encoding sulfate adenylyltransferase subunit CysN, which produces MDLDPGLRRGDDNAYQADALIAADIDAYLERHRHKSLLRFITCGSVDDGKSTLIGRLLYDSKMIFEDQLAALEADSKRVGTQGQNIDFALLVDGLAAEREQGITIDVAYRFFATDRRKFIVADTPGHEQYTRNMVTGASTADLAVILIDARKGVLTQTRRHSYLAHLIGVRHLVLAVNKMDLVGYDQPTYDAIVADYAAFAQSIGIEGFTPIPISGFVGDNITARSANTPWYDGPTLMAHLEAVEVDATADQARPFRLPVQWVNRPNLDFRGFSGLIGAGTVRPGDAVRVLPSGRTSTVARIVTLDGDLAEAVAGQSVTLTLADEVDCSRGDVIAAADAPPEAADQFEATIVWMAEEALLPGRAYWLQSATQTVSATVQPPKYQVNVNTLEHLAAKTLELNAIGVANLSTDRPLVFAPYAEDRTLGGFILIDKLTNATVAAGMLHFALRRAQNIHRQATERTREHHAALKHQQPAVLWFTGLSGAGKSTIADLVEQKLARMNRHTFLLDGDNVRHGLNRDLGFTDADRVENIRRVGEVARLMADAGLIVLTAFISPFRAERAMVRSMLPAGEFVEIHIDTPLADAEARDVKGLYAKARAGTLKNFTGIDSPYEAPDAPEIRIDTSTMTADEAAELIVRYLIP
- a CDS encoding aspartyl protease family protein — translated: MKRIVMASALAMASAAAAPVGAVCTRGLKAELPITFNGLRPMVPTKVNGFDKTFLLDSGAFWSTITHEDAAKFGMKLSAQGKGYEIIGIGGSENTGIAAAQTLTLSGRTIAASGSYPGFLQFLLGSGSVLGQNILNSGDTEYDLGQGVVRLIQATGCDADQSPYWARNGTAYSVIGIEPVERNWHIRGQVIVNGVTMKAIFDTGASTSVLSLPAAARVGVKPSSPGVVPAGLAHGFGARSRDTWIGPFASFKVGDEEIRNTRLRIGDLGGDIDVDMLLGADFFLSHHVYVSKSQHKLYFTYNGGPVFNLSVQDGAAPAPSTANQPKLADAESYARRASASVARGDRADALADMAQAIALAPNESRYLLGRAAMYREGGNLALARKDLDAALAIDPKNVEALLASARMRVGADKPALARRDLDALASILPADADEQRFLGGLYGDIDAFEPGIAHLTLWLDAHRQSGLRAALLNERCWLRGLAGRELAEGLADCNEALRGNAKDGAMLDSRGLIRLRQGDLAGAKADYDAALKLDPKLAASLYGHGLVELRQGQKAAGDKDIAAGIAIDPKGIDRLKRNGIAA
- the ftsH gene encoding ATP-dependent zinc metalloprotease FtsH, which codes for MKDDKEPQGTNPLMKNLAIWLGILLAIVLFVSLFEGGGSKSAGESVAYSDFLQAVDSGSVREADIGNGVIVGKYSNGAQFKTYAPANDPTLIQRLAGKGVTFRARPEEQASLWQYVLVQAMPFLIIVGIGYLVMRQMQKNAGSGAMGFGKSRAKMLTEKQGRVTFDDVAGIDEAREELQEIVDFLRDPSKFARLGGKIPKGALLVGSPGTGKTLLARAIAGEAKVPFFTISGSDFVEMFVGVGASRVRDMFEQAKKSAPCIVFIDEIDAVGRHRGAGLGNGNDEREQTLNQLLVEMDGFEANEGIIIVAATNRPDVLDPALLRPGRFDRQVVVPKPDIEGREKILDVHMKKLPLAPDVDARTIARGTPGFSGADLANLANEAALLAARKGKRLIAMREFEEAKDKVMMGAERKSMIMTEDEKRATAFHEAGHALVSLHVPGCDPLHKVTIIPRGRALGVTWNLPERDRYSMTMKQMKARLALCFGGRIAEQLIYGADELNTGASNDIQQATDMARSMVMEYGMSEKLGWLRYRDNQDEVFLGHSVARNQHMSEETARLIDSEVRRLVEEGENHARQVLTDNLDELHRLASALLEYETLNGDEAKRAIAGDDIGREDPKLRAPRALAAGGSSIPKSRRPGGWGEPTPAGA
- the tilS gene encoding tRNA lysidine(34) synthetase TilS codes for the protein MGGSDHLDRFAQALTGLAPSDRLALAVSGGPDSLALLLLAHAARPDTVIAATVDHGLRLEARAEAMMVAEVCRTLGVPHAILTVEVADDPAGLQAAARAARYAALARWAAGEGAAMLATAHHQDDQAETVLMRLVRGAGIAGLSGIRRRRPLDGAPGVELVRPLLDWTKAELEALVAEAGLTPARDPSNLDPRFDRTRARALLAQGWPAAARLAAVADRLAEAEEALAWTAAHLAAARITQGEAFVSIDPLALPREHRRRLLLAGIARLAPDRPPRGDALDRLLDTLDGGRVGTLVGLRCDPGPPWRLTQAPFHR
- a CDS encoding tetratricopeptide repeat protein: MTRLRLGIVLLLASAASPAWADSKPGLDQRVDRVERELKAVQRKVFPGGAPAYSEPEIAAPAPQAAAGLPASAPLNDLTARVSDLERAVSQMTGRVEEAEHRLQIMSEQSARDRQEFDTRLKTLEAASAPPPALAAPAPAPFVDTGPAPARPTKSGKTTPPPGRPAKLIAEPVDETPAPAADAGAASGDPAEDAYMAGYRLWSQKKFADAETALKAVVAKYPKSKRASYAQNLLGRAYLDDGQPARAAETFAANYQTNPRGDRAPDSLYYLGQSLYQLKKTSDACRVYDELDSAYGDKVPDSLKQKVAAGRRDAKCK